GATTTGCCCTTCACCTTCTCCAAGGCCTGATAAATCGGCACCGTACCGATGGGAACCGGTGAGTTACGCAGAATCCACTCACGGGTTTCATGAATGTTTTTGCCCGTACAATACTTCGGACAGTTTTAAACCTGAATAGCCCCATACTCACTCAGCTCATGGTAAACCGCCTCGACTTTTTGACAAGATCTCTCCAAACCTAACTTGTCAAAAAGTATTTTCATCAAATATTGATTGAATTTCTTGCGTCGCCACGAGGCAATCGAAATCACCGAAGGCTCAGGGTTGTTTTTGTCCTTACGGTCTTCCAGCTTCAATAAATTCAGTGCGGTGAACGAGGCATTAATATGAGTTTGAATGGCCTCTGGGCAACGCGCTTGGCAATCCATTAAACCCGTATGTTGCTTGGCTTCACGAAACAAAAATTCAATCTGAAAACGAGCGGTATAATATTCGACAATCTTTTCTGGAGCCAACTCCGAATCCGTAGAAAACAGCAGAGCCGAACGGACTTTTGTCTTCTGCTCCCATCGCAGCAGCACCACACGGATTTTCCGTTTGAAACAACACGAGTGAACCACGGCGCTGTAAATCGATACCCCCTTATCCATTACGCCACACGCATCAAAACGGGACAGCTCCGTTTGGAAATTGACTTTACCATCGTACGTTTTAGGACGTCCTTTGCCACCGTATTCGCCCTCAAAATACCAGCTTAGGTTGGCATCTGAACGCAGCTTTCCAATCAGGTGTAAGTCATCTGAACAGACCGCATCGACAAACTTCACCTTGCTGTAGTAGGCGTCTGCGGTAAGGTAGCGAATGCCTTGCGCTTGAAGATCACCGGCAAGGTCACAAACCTGTTTCGCGTAGCAGTCCACTCGGCTCTCACCCTCTTTCTGTTCCGAGTCCAACGTTTGGCGAGCCTCCAGCGCGTAAGCGGTTCGACTTTGAAGATCAATTCGGCAAACCAACGACAACTCCAATCCCACCATGGCTTGCCCCAAAGCGCCGTTGTAAAACCAACCCAACCCTGCTGTTTTCTGACCACTTTTTTTCATAAAGCTGGCATCAATGGCGGCAATTTGATCGTGCTTTTGTGGCAGCTCTTTTTGAAGTAGGCGTCTGTTGAATTGTGCAAAATCAAATGAACGTCGAAACCAACGCGACAGACGTTTTTCATGCAACGAACTGTAACGACTCAAATTACGAAAAGTGGCTTTCCCTTGAAAAACCATCAATGCGGAAAACAGAGCTGAGAGAAAAAGACGTTGTGGTTTTTTAACACTGGACATGGAGAGTAAAACCGATTCTACTATGGATTCCACGGGCGGCCTTCTTTGATTGTCGTTTTTTGAGAACTCTATTTTCTCAGAATCCGCCTGTGGTTCCTATCTTTTTCTCTCTAAAACTGTCCGAAGTATTGAAGATATAAAACACCCGCTAAATTAATAGCAGAACACAGAGCTGCAATTTCAGCTTAAGCGATTATGCACTTATTGGTTGAATCCAAGCCTGAATTTCTCTGCCCACCTTTGCTGATGCTGCTCTTCAACAAAGGTGAGCCAGATTTTTTAGGTCGGGGCAAGGCAGCTCTGTCATGGGAAATAAGCTTATATCAGAATCAGGTGATTATTCAACCCATTCCTGAATGGGGAGGGCTGAGTCGCTACATTCAATCAAACAATCTCAACTGCCCAGAACCCGCACTCACTTTCTCAAGACTGTTTAATAACGCAATCAATCGCCGTCCCATTGCATGAGCCAAATTAACCGGCACCGCATTGCCGATTTGTTTGTACTGACTGCTCACCGAACCAGCAAACTGCCACTCATCTGGAAAAGTCTGAATCCGTGCATACTCTCGCACAGTTAAAGGCCGCGTCTCTTCGGGGTGGCAGCGTTCGGTCTGTTTTTGCGCGGGTGAGCAAGTCAAGGTAAGGCTGGGAGAATCGTAAGAGAGTCTTCTCGCCATGCCCGTTTTACCTCCCCCCATAAAATAACTCTTCTGCATATACTCGCGTTGTATTTCATCGGGTAAATCAACCCAACAACCACCAGGAGGCACCAAGGAGAGTACGGCTTTTTTTCGCTCAGGATAAAGTTGTCCTTCAGATTTCGGACAATCTTGATCGTATAATTCACCCTTTTTTAAAGCCTCTTTCAGCGTTAGCACATGCCTGTAAGGTTCCGGCCAACTGAATTCAGCGTCCTGCAGAAGATCATTGCGGATGCAGACTAAAAAGAGCCGCTCCCGCTTCTGTGGAACACGGTAAAAAATCGCTTTCAGAACTTTGGGTTCAATCAGTGTGTAACCCAACTCTTGAATGGTGGATTTAATCACCGCCAAGGTCTTACCACCGTCGTGAGTTAACA
This region of Gammaproteobacteria bacterium genomic DNA includes:
- a CDS encoding transposase; amino-acid sequence: MESIVESVLLSMSSVKKPQRLFLSALFSALMVFQGKATFRNLSRYSSLHEKRLSRWFRRSFDFAQFNRRLLQKELPQKHDQIAAIDASFMKKSGQKTAGLGWFYNGALGQAMVGLELSLVCRIDLQSRTAYALEARQTLDSEQKEGESRVDCYAKQVCDLAGDLQAQGIRYLTADAYYSKVKFVDAVCSDDLHLIGKLRSDANLSWYFEGEYGGKGRPKTYDGKVNFQTELSRFDACGVMDKGVSIYSAVVHSCCFKRKIRVVLLRWEQKTKVRSALLFSTDSELAPEKIVEYYTARFQIEFLFREAKQHTGLMDCQARCPEAIQTHINASFTALNLLKLEDRKDKNNPEPSVISIASWRRKKFNQYLMKILFDKLGLERSCQKVEAVYHELSEYGAIQV
- the dcm gene encoding DNA (cytosine-5-)-methyltransferase; the encoded protein is MRAYRSIELFAGAGGLAIGLEKAGFQAVVLNEIDKHACATLRKNRPDWNVIEGDVVDIDFTRYQNIDFISGGFPCQAFSYAGDKRGFNDTRGTLFFQFARAINEIRPKVFLGENVRGLLTHDGGKTLAVIKSTIQELGYTLIEPKVLKAIFYRVPQKRERLFLVCIRNDLLQDAEFSWPEPYRHVLTLKEALKKGELYDQDCPKSEGQLYPERKKAVLSLVPPGGCWVDLPDEIQREYMQKSYFMGGGKTGMARRLSYDSPSLTLTCSPAQKQTERCHPEETRPLTVREYARIQTFPDEWQFAGSVSSQYKQIGNAVPVNLAHAMGRRLIALLNSLEKVSAGSGQLRLFD